The following are encoded in a window of Cupriavidus oxalaticus genomic DNA:
- the ispD gene encoding 2-C-methyl-D-erythritol 4-phosphate cytidylyltransferase, which translates to MSARRFALIPCAGTGSRAGGTVPKQYQAVAGRPMIWYALAAFSACDAINATALVLAPDDMPLESRFGAAAFAGLRFDTAFVGGDTRHASVLAGLHHLAQLGATDTDWVLVHDAARPGLTPAMIHALVRAVESDGDDDPDAAIGGILAVPVPDTLKRAQDDARIGGTVPREGLWQAQTPQMFRLGVLRQALQDAMAAGAVVTDEASAIERLGLHPRLVNGSLRNFKVTYPEDFALAEVLLGTGAPGATGATGATGATGATGA; encoded by the coding sequence GTGTCCGCTCGCCGCTTTGCCCTGATCCCCTGTGCCGGTACCGGCAGCCGCGCCGGCGGCACCGTTCCCAAGCAATACCAGGCCGTGGCCGGCCGGCCGATGATCTGGTACGCGCTGGCGGCGTTCTCGGCGTGCGATGCGATCAACGCCACCGCGCTGGTGCTGGCGCCCGACGACATGCCGCTGGAATCGCGCTTCGGCGCCGCGGCCTTTGCCGGACTGCGCTTCGACACCGCCTTCGTTGGCGGCGATACGCGGCATGCATCGGTGCTGGCGGGACTGCATCACCTGGCCCAGCTCGGCGCCACCGATACCGACTGGGTGCTGGTGCACGACGCGGCGCGCCCGGGTCTGACCCCGGCGATGATCCACGCGCTGGTGCGCGCGGTCGAAAGCGACGGCGACGACGATCCGGATGCGGCCATCGGCGGCATCCTGGCGGTGCCGGTGCCCGATACCCTCAAGCGCGCGCAGGACGATGCCCGCATCGGCGGCACCGTGCCGCGCGAAGGGCTGTGGCAGGCCCAGACCCCGCAGATGTTCCGCCTGGGCGTGCTGCGCCAGGCGCTGCAGGACGCCATGGCGGCCGGCGCGGTGGTGACCGACGAGGCCAGCGCGATCGAGCGGCTGGGGCTGCATCCGCGGCTGGTCAATGGCTCGCTGCGCAATTTCAAGGTGACATACCCGGAAGACTTCGCGCTCGCCGAAGTGCTGCTGGGTACAGGCGCACCAGGAGCAACAGGAGCAACAGGAGCAACAGGAGCAACAGGAGCAACAGGAGCATAA
- the ispF gene encoding 2-C-methyl-D-erythritol 2,4-cyclodiphosphate synthase, with product MMPFDIRVGQGYDVHALVPGRKLILGGVEIPHDRGLLGHSDADALLHAVTDALFGAAALGDIGRHFPDTDARFAGADSRVLLREAARRVREAGYEIGNVDATVIAQAPRLAPHVGAMVANLAQDLGLAPGRCNVKAKTNEKLGFEGRQEGIVAQAAVLVWRASVTGAQD from the coding sequence ATGATGCCTTTCGATATCCGCGTGGGCCAGGGCTATGACGTCCACGCGCTGGTGCCCGGCCGCAAGCTGATCCTTGGTGGCGTGGAGATCCCGCACGACCGCGGCCTGCTGGGCCATTCCGATGCCGACGCGCTGCTGCACGCGGTGACTGACGCGCTGTTCGGCGCGGCCGCGCTGGGCGATATCGGCCGCCATTTCCCCGATACCGACGCGCGCTTTGCCGGCGCCGACAGCCGCGTGCTGCTGCGCGAGGCCGCGCGCCGCGTGCGCGAGGCGGGCTACGAGATCGGCAATGTCGATGCCACCGTGATTGCGCAGGCGCCCAGGCTGGCGCCGCATGTCGGCGCGATGGTGGCCAACCTGGCGCAAGACCTCGGGCTGGCGCCGGGACGCTGCAACGTCAAGGCAAAGACCAACGAAAAGCTGGGCTTCGAAGGCCGCCAGGAAGGCATCGTGGCGCAGGCCGCGGTGCTGGTCTGGCGCGCCTCGGTGACGGGCGCGCAGGACTGA
- a CDS encoding GNAT family N-acetyltransferase: protein MTLPSPTSPRFHYRLAAVHDWGDIAAVTQQAYGQYELEIMEDCRASFQRGMQAVLATSNPDMEWWVAETDHGIMGAVLFCHPGATLPALDGSTITLTQPEARLLSVSPQARGLGLGRTLMQICIQRARDIGSPTLLVRTMPEMASANRLVQQMGFTKRTEAGARSGAMARLIDYTYAIPPENAPADAPRS from the coding sequence ATGACCCTGCCTTCGCCGACTTCTCCCCGTTTCCACTACCGCCTTGCCGCGGTGCATGACTGGGGCGACATCGCTGCCGTCACGCAGCAAGCCTATGGCCAGTATGAGCTGGAAATCATGGAGGACTGCCGGGCCTCGTTCCAGCGCGGCATGCAGGCGGTGCTGGCAACCAGCAATCCCGACATGGAATGGTGGGTGGCGGAAACCGACCACGGCATCATGGGCGCAGTGCTGTTCTGCCATCCCGGGGCGACGCTGCCCGCGCTCGACGGCAGCACCATCACGCTGACGCAGCCAGAGGCGCGGCTGCTGTCGGTCAGCCCGCAGGCGCGCGGCCTGGGGCTGGGCCGCACGCTGATGCAGATCTGCATCCAGCGCGCGCGCGATATCGGCTCGCCCACGCTGCTGGTCAGGACCATGCCGGAGATGGCCTCGGCCAACCGGCTGGTGCAGCAGATGGGATTCACCAAGCGCACCGAGGCCGGTGCGCGCTCGGGCGCCATGGCGCGGCTGATCGACTACACCTACGCCATCCCGCCGGAAAACGCCCCGGCGGACGCGCCGCGCAGCTAG